The following coding sequences lie in one Porphyromonas asaccharolytica DSM 20707 genomic window:
- a CDS encoding bifunctional UDP-3-O-[3-hydroxymyristoyl] N-acetylglucosamine deacetylase/3-hydroxyacyl-ACP dehydratase: protein MNQYTLATTLTFQGVGLHTGANHTLTLSPAEPHSGYQICRSDLEGSPTIPAYADYVTTTQRATCIERGAVQVSTLEHCLSALYALGVDNCLITVDGDEAPILDGSAYPYVQAIQEAGLKEQSATREVFVVRKPIEVRDEETGASILLLPSDQLGVEAHLSFASPLLSNQYASLRDLSRYGEEVAEARSFVFVREILPLLSQGLIKGGDLANAMVINDEPLSESDAKALAEALHRPVAEVNQLGVINPKEGILNEPARHKIIDILGDLALAGIFVQGHIIATKPGHKINNKLARAIRKEIKGMETQPPVYDPNAAPVLDLNQIKGLLPHRYPFLLVDKVIHLDKNHIVGVKNVSFNETFFLGHFPTEPVMPGVLIVEAMAQTAGLLVLSGIEDPERYSTYFLTINNVKFRNKVVPGDTLLFKVMLTSEVRRGLASVRGLTFVGSQLVCEADFMAQIVKNKE from the coding sequence CCAACCACACCTTGACGCTCTCACCTGCGGAGCCCCATAGTGGTTACCAAATTTGTCGCTCCGACCTCGAGGGGAGTCCTACGATCCCCGCTTATGCGGACTACGTCACGACAACGCAGCGTGCTACTTGTATAGAGCGTGGCGCTGTGCAGGTCTCTACGCTCGAGCATTGTCTCAGTGCTCTCTACGCACTCGGCGTGGACAACTGTCTCATCACGGTCGATGGTGACGAGGCCCCTATACTAGATGGCTCAGCCTATCCTTATGTACAGGCGATCCAAGAGGCTGGACTCAAGGAGCAGTCTGCGACTCGTGAGGTCTTTGTCGTACGTAAGCCTATCGAGGTCAGAGATGAAGAGACGGGAGCCTCCATTCTCCTTCTTCCATCAGATCAGCTCGGCGTAGAGGCGCACCTAAGCTTTGCCTCTCCGCTACTGAGCAACCAATACGCTTCGCTGCGCGACCTTAGTCGCTATGGCGAGGAGGTCGCTGAGGCACGCTCCTTCGTTTTCGTACGAGAGATACTACCTCTCCTCAGTCAGGGCTTGATCAAGGGCGGAGACCTAGCCAATGCGATGGTGATCAACGATGAGCCACTCTCTGAGAGCGATGCTAAAGCACTGGCGGAGGCTCTCCATCGTCCCGTTGCTGAGGTGAATCAGCTGGGTGTGATCAACCCGAAAGAGGGCATCCTCAACGAGCCCGCACGCCACAAGATCATCGACATACTAGGCGATCTAGCCTTAGCAGGCATCTTCGTGCAGGGTCATATCATAGCGACCAAGCCTGGGCATAAGATCAATAATAAGCTGGCACGGGCGATCCGCAAGGAGATCAAAGGAATGGAGACACAACCTCCTGTTTACGATCCCAATGCGGCACCGGTACTTGATCTTAACCAGATCAAGGGACTCTTACCACACCGCTATCCTTTCCTCCTTGTGGACAAGGTGATCCACCTAGACAAGAACCATATTGTGGGGGTCAAAAACGTGAGCTTCAACGAGACTTTCTTCCTCGGTCACTTCCCCACAGAGCCTGTCATGCCGGGTGTACTAATCGTCGAGGCTATGGCACAGACGGCTGGGCTACTCGTACTTAGCGGCATCGAGGATCCTGAGCGCTACTCGACCTACTTCCTGACAATCAACAATGTGAAGTTCAGAAACAAGGTCGTCCCTGGAGACACCCTCCTCTTTAAGGTGATGCTCACCAGTGAGGTGCGCCGTGGCTTGGCTAGTGTCAGGGGACTTACTTTCGTGGGTAGTCAGTTGGTTTGTGAAGCTGACTTTATGGCTCAGATAGTAAAGAATAAGGAGTAA